In one window of Armatimonadota bacterium DNA:
- a CDS encoding NAD(P)H-dependent oxidoreductase, producing the protein MAKILVVYYSLSGNTKAMADAIADGAREVSGAEVTVKTGLEAGVDDLLGCDAVAVGSPDYFSYMAGGLKDFFDRTYYPTQGKVTGKPCACFGSAGGPPTVVLELLDKICGAFKMNVVGSVGCSGTPADDIVTECRALGRKLAGAAG; encoded by the coding sequence ATGGCGAAGATTCTCGTCGTTTACTACTCGCTTTCCGGCAACACCAAGGCGATGGCCGATGCCATCGCCGACGGGGCGCGCGAGGTCTCCGGCGCCGAGGTCACGGTCAAGACCGGGCTCGAAGCCGGCGTCGATGATCTCTTGGGATGCGACGCCGTGGCCGTCGGCTCCCCGGATTACTTCAGCTACATGGCGGGCGGCCTCAAGGACTTCTTTGATCGGACGTATTATCCGACCCAAGGCAAAGTGACCGGCAAGCCGTGCGCCTGCTTCGGCAGCGCCGGCGGCCCGCCGACGGTTGTCCTGGAGCTTCTCGACAAGATATGTGGCGCCTTCAAGATGAACGTCGTCGGCTCAGTCGGGTGCAGCGGCACGCCCGCTGACGACATCGTAACGGAATGCCGCGCTTTGGGTCGCAAGCTCGCCGGGGCAGCGGGCTGA
- the tsaE gene encoding tRNA (adenosine(37)-N6)-threonylcarbamoyltransferase complex ATPase subunit type 1 TsaE, whose translation MRVDRSRDKALTIETNGEEETRALAARLAAQFTGGEVVGLRGDLGVGKTVFVQGLARGLDAQEPATSPSFVIAHQYPGRLPLHHVDLYRLEPGHVDDLGLEELMTSDAVVAIEWCERLPERLRGRVSLDIAIEFGSRERDRTLRIRAVEETTAERLRSIRTGTACCDPSAPPQHKQ comes from the coding sequence GTGCGTGTTGATCGCAGTCGCGACAAGGCATTGACGATCGAGACCAATGGCGAGGAGGAGACCCGCGCTCTCGCGGCACGTCTTGCCGCGCAGTTCACCGGAGGCGAAGTCGTCGGCCTGCGCGGCGACCTCGGGGTCGGCAAGACCGTGTTCGTCCAAGGCCTGGCCCGCGGCCTTGACGCCCAGGAGCCGGCGACCAGCCCCAGCTTCGTTATCGCCCACCAGTATCCCGGCCGCCTGCCGCTGCATCACGTTGACCTGTACCGCCTCGAGCCGGGCCACGTGGACGACCTCGGGCTCGAGGAACTGATGACCTCCGACGCCGTTGTTGCCATCGAATGGTGCGAACGGCTCCCCGAACGGTTGCGGGGACGTGTCTCGCTCGACATCGCCATCGAGTTCGGCTCGCGCGAGCGCGACCGGACACTGCGCATCCGCGCCGTCGAGGAAACAACCGCCGAGCGGCTCCGCAGCATACGCACCGGCACGGCCTGCTGCGATCCCTCCGCTCCACCGCAGCACAAGCAATGA